One Luteimonas sp. MC1825 DNA segment encodes these proteins:
- a CDS encoding glycosyltransferase family A protein, with protein sequence MAGHCFVVPAYGHSPYLEDCLASLAGQARPSSLVVTTSTPFDGLEAIVARYGARLVVHGPNAGIGRDWNAALEHADGDWVTLAHQDDTYAPGFSAAVLDAAARHRDALIVFTGYAELLDGKLRRGGLPAIKRALLELGFLGRECVRSRRARTNSLRFGNAIPCPAVTMHRARTGLRFDESMRTNMDWAAWLDLCQMDGSFVYLRKPLMTHRIHAGSETSSTIGSGHRAAEDLQLLRRLWPAWIARGIARAYALAYASNAAAEPGRSARS encoded by the coding sequence ATGGCCGGGCACTGCTTCGTGGTGCCGGCCTACGGCCATTCCCCTTATCTGGAGGATTGCCTGGCTTCGCTGGCGGGGCAGGCGCGGCCGTCCAGCCTGGTGGTCACCACGTCCACGCCGTTCGATGGGCTGGAGGCGATCGTGGCGCGCTACGGCGCACGCCTGGTGGTGCACGGACCCAACGCGGGCATCGGGCGCGACTGGAACGCGGCGCTCGAGCACGCGGACGGTGACTGGGTGACGCTCGCGCACCAGGACGATACGTATGCCCCTGGCTTCAGCGCTGCGGTGCTGGACGCGGCTGCGCGCCATCGCGACGCCCTGATCGTGTTCACCGGGTACGCCGAGCTGCTGGACGGCAAGCTGCGCCGCGGCGGCCTGCCGGCGATCAAGCGCGCCCTGCTGGAGCTCGGGTTCCTGGGCCGGGAGTGCGTGCGCTCGCGCCGCGCGCGGACCAACAGCCTGCGTTTCGGCAACGCCATCCCGTGCCCTGCGGTGACCATGCACCGTGCACGCACGGGGCTGCGCTTCGACGAGTCGATGCGCACCAACATGGACTGGGCGGCGTGGCTCGACCTCTGCCAGATGGACGGCAGCTTCGTGTACTTGCGCAAGCCGCTGATGACGCATCGCATCCATGCGGGCAGCGAGACCTCCAGCACCATCGGCAGCGGCCACCGCGCGGCCGAGGACCTGCAGCTGCTGCGCCGCCTGTGGCCGGCGTGGATTGCCCGCGGCATTGCCCGTGCCTATGCTCTGGCCTACGCCAGCAATGCCGCGGCCGAGCCTGGCCGCTCCGCGCGGTCCTAG
- a CDS encoding class I SAM-dependent methyltransferase, with the protein MKIGPAVRRLMPAGLERKAAAAYRRVFVDLHKVAALVAGALPADAHLLDIGGGDGELLNHLLAARPDVRVTMVDIAGSVGKFVEPVHFDRVRRLPGTSIEAHLGQLDAPYDAALVSDVMHHLPVAYRAQFLRSIRDALRPSGALFVKDIEPGHPVAWLSLVCDKYVSGDRGVTLVSLAELLALAEAELAPQAAGEIGLHRVDRPNYLVRLDLQGPEVPA; encoded by the coding sequence ATGAAGATCGGTCCCGCGGTTCGCCGGCTGATGCCGGCAGGCCTGGAGCGCAAGGCAGCCGCGGCCTACCGCCGGGTCTTCGTGGACCTGCACAAGGTTGCGGCACTCGTGGCTGGCGCGCTGCCGGCCGACGCGCATCTGCTCGACATCGGCGGCGGCGACGGCGAACTGCTCAACCACTTGCTGGCCGCACGTCCGGATGTGCGGGTGACGATGGTCGATATCGCCGGCAGCGTCGGCAAGTTCGTCGAGCCGGTCCATTTCGACCGTGTCCGGCGGCTGCCGGGTACGTCCATCGAGGCGCATCTCGGGCAGCTGGACGCCCCCTACGATGCGGCGCTGGTCAGTGATGTCATGCACCACCTGCCGGTCGCGTACCGGGCGCAGTTCCTGCGATCGATCCGCGATGCATTGCGGCCGTCCGGTGCGCTTTTCGTCAAGGATATCGAGCCCGGGCACCCGGTCGCCTGGCTGAGCCTGGTCTGCGACAAGTACGTCAGCGGCGACCGCGGGGTGACGCTGGTGTCGCTGGCGGAGCTGCTCGCCCTCGCCGAGGCCGAGCTTGCGCCCCAGGCCGCAGGCGAGATTGGCCTGCACCGGGTGGACCGGCCCAACTACCTGGTTCGCCTGGACCTCCAGGGGCCGGAAGTGCCGGCATGA
- a CDS encoding DUF2304 domain-containing protein produces MIEIILTALLSVGIAFALREWKQSRILCTAIVLLTATGIYFVWEQGASTRVAHALGVGRGADLVLYIYAAISFVLIISLVLRIKGLQETLTDLARAFALAHPARPAIDGDKEEAR; encoded by the coding sequence ATGATCGAGATCATCCTGACCGCACTGCTTTCGGTGGGCATCGCGTTCGCGCTGCGCGAGTGGAAGCAGTCGCGGATCCTGTGCACCGCCATCGTGCTGCTGACCGCCACCGGCATCTACTTCGTGTGGGAGCAGGGCGCCTCGACACGGGTGGCCCATGCGCTCGGCGTCGGCCGCGGCGCGGACCTGGTGCTGTACATCTATGCCGCGATCAGCTTCGTGCTGATCATCAGCCTGGTGCTGCGCATCAAGGGGCTGCAGGAAACCCTGACCGACCTTGCCCGGGCGTTCGCGCTCGCGCATCCGGCCAGGCCGGCGATCGACGGCGACAAGGAAGAAGCGCGATGA
- a CDS encoding aminotransferase class I/II-fold pyridoxal phosphate-dependent enzyme gives MKSIRTTADLAINGAPPAYAEPLHVGRPNIGDRGTFLRLAGEMFDRHWLSNNGPLVREFESRIAARLGVKHCVAMCNGTIALEIAIRALGLTGEVIIPSYTFIATAHALHWQGITPVFADIDPATHNLDPEAVRRMITPRTSGIIGVHLWGRAAPVDALQVVADEHGIQLMFDAAHAFGCSLQGRSIGGFGRAEVLSFHATKCFNTFEGGAVVTDDDALAEAMRLMRNFGFVDFDKVIHPGTNGKMVEVCAAMGLANLESFDETIATNRRNYLAYRAAFAGLPGLAVVSYDESEQNNYHYVVLEVGDECPVGRDAIVAALHAENILARKYFWPGCHQMKPYRDLFPHAGMMLPETQRVAGRVVVLPSGTTLPGDAINVIAAVITRLCGIA, from the coding sequence ATGAAGTCGATACGTACCACCGCGGACCTGGCCATTAACGGCGCGCCGCCCGCGTACGCCGAGCCGCTGCACGTGGGACGCCCGAACATCGGCGATCGCGGGACGTTCCTGCGGCTCGCGGGCGAGATGTTCGACCGCCACTGGCTGAGCAACAACGGGCCGCTGGTGCGCGAGTTCGAGTCGCGCATCGCCGCGAGACTGGGCGTGAAGCACTGCGTCGCGATGTGCAACGGGACGATTGCGCTCGAGATCGCCATCCGGGCGCTCGGACTCACCGGGGAGGTGATCATCCCGTCGTACACCTTCATCGCCACGGCGCACGCGCTGCATTGGCAGGGCATCACGCCGGTGTTCGCCGACATCGACCCGGCGACTCATAACCTCGACCCCGAGGCGGTGCGCCGCATGATCACGCCTCGGACCAGCGGCATCATCGGTGTCCACCTCTGGGGCCGCGCGGCCCCGGTGGACGCCTTGCAGGTAGTCGCCGACGAGCACGGCATCCAGCTCATGTTCGATGCGGCGCATGCGTTTGGTTGCTCGCTCCAGGGGCGCAGCATCGGCGGCTTCGGGCGGGCCGAGGTCCTCAGCTTCCACGCCACCAAGTGCTTCAATACCTTCGAGGGCGGGGCGGTCGTGACCGACGACGACGCACTGGCCGAGGCAATGCGCCTGATGCGAAACTTCGGCTTCGTCGACTTCGACAAGGTCATCCATCCCGGCACGAACGGCAAGATGGTCGAGGTCTGCGCGGCGATGGGTCTGGCCAACCTGGAATCGTTCGACGAGACCATCGCGACGAACCGGCGCAACTACCTCGCGTACCGCGCCGCGTTCGCTGGACTGCCGGGGCTCGCGGTGGTGTCTTACGACGAGTCTGAGCAGAACAACTACCACTACGTCGTGCTCGAGGTCGGTGACGAGTGTCCTGTTGGTCGTGATGCGATCGTGGCCGCCCTGCACGCCGAGAACATACTCGCACGGAAGTACTTCTGGCCTGGTTGCCACCAGATGAAGCCGTACCGCGATCTCTTTCCCCACGCCGGGATGATGCTGCCCGAGACCCAGCGGGTCGCAGGCCGGGTCGTCGTGCTGCCTTCAGGCACGACGCTTCCCGGGGATGCCATCAACGTGATCGCCGCGGTGATCACCCGCCTGTGCGGAATCGCGTGA
- a CDS encoding phytanoyl-CoA dioxygenase family protein produces the protein MELARFRDAIARDGYVLFEDLVPEPFLASLRRDIAAHVAACREQQRRNGLGEGMEGAAHHVVGRGDSLDAFLKVSDLDGYIRDFFDGAYILNSYGALNNLPISADTYEHGQRFHRDVRTFSGDFRLMLNMLVMVDDFTIKNGATRLVPGSHRALQRPDEAFLEDNAVQAVGRAGSVLLFDSNLWHSAAPNRTAGPRMALTLTFTRPFFKQQMDYPRLLGEDYTQDARMRQLLGYNARVPSSHDEWYQPPERRMYRPDQG, from the coding sequence GTGGAACTCGCGCGCTTCCGCGACGCAATCGCCCGCGACGGTTACGTCCTGTTCGAGGACCTCGTCCCCGAACCCTTCCTCGCGTCCCTGCGCCGGGACATCGCGGCGCACGTGGCAGCGTGTCGGGAACAGCAACGCAGGAACGGGCTGGGCGAGGGCATGGAAGGTGCCGCGCATCACGTGGTCGGCCGCGGCGACAGCCTGGACGCGTTCCTCAAGGTCTCCGACCTCGATGGCTACATACGCGACTTCTTCGACGGTGCATACATCCTCAATTCGTACGGTGCCCTGAACAACCTGCCCATCTCTGCCGACACGTATGAACATGGCCAACGGTTCCATCGCGACGTCCGGACGTTCTCGGGCGACTTCCGGCTGATGCTCAACATGCTGGTCATGGTCGACGACTTCACCATCAAGAACGGAGCGACCCGCCTCGTACCCGGCAGCCACCGCGCGCTGCAGCGTCCGGACGAAGCCTTCTTGGAAGACAATGCGGTGCAGGCGGTCGGGCGCGCCGGCAGCGTTCTGCTGTTCGATTCCAACCTGTGGCACTCCGCGGCGCCAAACCGGACGGCAGGGCCACGGATGGCGTTGACCTTGACGTTCACCCGACCCTTCTTCAAGCAGCAGATGGACTACCCGCGCCTGCTGGGCGAGGACTACACGCAGGACGCGCGCATGCGGCAACTACTCGGCTACAACGCACGCGTTCCATCCAGCCACGACGAGTGGTACCAGCCGCCGGAAAGGCGGATGTACAGGCCCGACCAGGGCTGA
- a CDS encoding methyltransferase domain-containing protein: MTATSPLPALHYTALEHVRVPRPVDRLATLAALVRGKGVFDLGALDETAIDAKRGDDNWLHARLCREAAWVVGIDNSQRLPPEGMETAPRGRIIHADIFDLAPVVEAHGRPDLVVAGELIEHLPDTEGFLRSLRANTALRGADFVFSTPNACCWHNGIVGLAGRESMHQDHLQIYSYKTLRTLFARADIALVSLTPYHARFQEMISGSRGVAKLGVRGFQGLVNALEFACPMLSGGWIGVARL, encoded by the coding sequence ATGACGGCGACCAGCCCGCTGCCCGCCCTGCACTACACGGCGCTGGAGCACGTTCGGGTGCCGCGGCCGGTGGACCGGCTGGCGACACTGGCGGCGCTGGTGCGCGGCAAGGGCGTATTCGACCTCGGCGCACTGGACGAGACCGCGATCGATGCCAAGCGCGGCGACGACAACTGGCTGCACGCGCGGCTGTGCCGCGAGGCGGCGTGGGTGGTCGGGATTGACAACTCCCAGCGCCTTCCGCCGGAAGGCATGGAGACGGCGCCCAGGGGGCGCATCATCCACGCCGACATCTTCGACCTGGCGCCGGTGGTCGAGGCGCATGGCCGGCCGGACCTGGTGGTGGCCGGCGAGCTGATCGAACACCTGCCCGACACCGAGGGTTTCCTGCGCAGCCTGCGCGCGAATACGGCGCTGCGTGGGGCGGACTTCGTGTTCTCGACGCCCAACGCATGCTGCTGGCACAACGGCATCGTTGGCCTGGCCGGCCGCGAGTCGATGCACCAGGACCACCTTCAGATCTATTCGTACAAGACGCTGCGGACGCTGTTTGCACGCGCCGACATCGCGCTGGTGTCGCTCACGCCCTACCACGCGCGGTTCCAGGAAATGATCAGCGGCAGCCGCGGCGTGGCAAAGCTGGGCGTGCGCGGATTCCAGGGACTGGTGAACGCGCTCGAGTTCGCCTGCCCCATGCTCTCGGGTGGCTGGATCGGCGTCGCGCGGCTCTAG
- a CDS encoding ATP-binding protein — MRRELYLLALYRVLEATLLAAMVFSPAGALFGEPRDPALAATVAVAYLLMSLVLLLFSRREDYPMLPHLLVGIVCDVGAATLATHAMPSAGPGIAMMLLFNVGAASLLLPLRLGLVAAALASGALVLQFMLVSTSGSLMRDRPLAEVLMFSVSYFAMATLTNLLGLQTRESRTIAQQRGAEAANLAEINELIIRRMRVGVMMVDGAGHIRMSNEAAMVLLGNTASGADGQPRTLPQISPALAMRVAEWRRSGESDDTPLKIGDDGLDILPRFARLLATDDTTLIFLDDTSLVSRRAETLTLAAMGRFSASLAHEIRNPLAAISYATQLLEESRDIGDADRRLLQIVHQQCMRTNGIVESVLGLARRERAQPEHVDLVALVRNFIDDYRETTPEENASVKAAGSLARLPAMVDPRHLHQALTALVNNAVRHGHQPGEPARITLHVGVHDEHPVIEVSDRGPGIPDAVTAQLFRPFFTTSEHGTGLGLYIAHELCRANEATLDYVPVPGGGACFRIVLRGRNAMLATA, encoded by the coding sequence ATGCGCCGCGAGCTCTACCTGCTTGCCCTCTACCGGGTGCTCGAGGCCACGCTGCTGGCGGCCATGGTGTTCAGCCCTGCCGGCGCGCTATTCGGCGAACCGCGCGACCCCGCGCTTGCCGCCACGGTGGCCGTGGCCTACCTGCTGATGTCGCTGGTGCTGCTGCTGTTCTCGCGGCGCGAGGACTACCCGATGCTGCCGCACCTGCTGGTGGGCATCGTCTGCGACGTCGGCGCCGCCACGCTGGCCACGCACGCCATGCCCAGTGCCGGGCCAGGCATCGCGATGATGCTGCTGTTCAATGTGGGCGCGGCCTCGCTGCTGCTGCCGCTGCGCCTGGGCCTGGTGGCCGCGGCGCTGGCCTCCGGCGCGCTGGTGCTGCAGTTCATGCTGGTGTCCACGAGCGGCAGCCTGATGCGCGACCGGCCGCTGGCCGAAGTGCTGATGTTCTCCGTCAGCTACTTCGCCATGGCCACGCTGACCAACCTCCTGGGCCTGCAGACGCGCGAGAGTCGCACCATCGCGCAGCAGCGCGGCGCCGAGGCGGCCAACCTTGCCGAGATCAACGAACTGATCATCCGCCGCATGCGCGTGGGCGTGATGATGGTCGACGGCGCCGGCCACATCCGCATGTCCAACGAAGCCGCCATGGTGCTGCTGGGCAACACCGCCAGCGGTGCCGACGGCCAGCCGCGCACGCTGCCGCAGATCTCCCCGGCGCTGGCCATGCGCGTGGCCGAATGGCGGCGCAGCGGCGAGAGCGACGACACCCCGCTAAAGATCGGCGACGACGGCCTGGACATCCTGCCGCGCTTCGCGCGCCTGCTGGCCACCGACGACACCACCCTGATCTTCCTCGACGACACCTCGCTGGTGTCGCGCCGCGCCGAAACCCTCACCCTCGCCGCGATGGGCCGGTTCTCGGCAAGCCTCGCGCACGAGATCCGCAACCCGCTGGCCGCGATCAGCTACGCCACGCAGCTGCTGGAGGAGTCGCGCGACATCGGTGACGCCGACCGCCGCCTGCTGCAGATCGTCCACCAGCAGTGCATGCGCACCAACGGCATCGTCGAAAGCGTGCTGGGTCTCGCCCGCCGCGAACGTGCCCAGCCGGAGCACGTCGACCTGGTCGCGCTGGTGCGCAACTTCATCGACGACTACCGCGAGACCACCCCGGAGGAGAACGCCAGCGTCAAGGCTGCCGGCAGCCTGGCGCGGCTCCCGGCCATGGTCGACCCGCGCCACCTGCACCAGGCGCTCACCGCGCTGGTCAACAACGCCGTGCGCCACGGCCACCAGCCCGGCGAGCCCGCGCGCATCACCCTCCATGTCGGCGTGCACGACGAGCACCCGGTGATCGAGGTCAGCGACCGCGGCCCCGGCATCCCCGATGCCGTCACCGCACAGCTGTTCCGGCCGTTCTTCACCACCTCCGAGCACGGCACGGGCCTCGGCCTCTACATCGCCCACGAACTGTGCCGCGCCAACGAGGCCACGCTGGATTACGTGCCCGTTCCGGGGGGCGGCGCCTGCTTCCGGATCGTGCTGCGTGGCCGGAATGCGATGCTCGCCACAGCTTGA
- a CDS encoding WbqC family protein gives MIVALMQPYFFPYIGYFQLMKAVDCFVFYDDAQYMKGGWVNRNRILHDGAPAWWTHPVERNDYRLPIRERRYARSAARTSALVAKLDGAYRAAPFFGPIVAMAVDYLESGPDTVSSFNQAHLEGIARGLGIDCAFVPSSQLDYDRELDAQSRVIDLCRRLGASTYLNATGGSGLYDADAFARAGLELGFVHPRVTSYPQLGRPHVPFLSIIDVLMFNSPEQATAMLGGYDVVRPAP, from the coding sequence GTGATCGTCGCGCTAATGCAACCCTACTTTTTCCCCTACATCGGCTACTTCCAGCTGATGAAGGCAGTGGATTGCTTCGTCTTCTATGACGACGCGCAGTACATGAAGGGCGGCTGGGTCAATCGCAATCGCATCCTGCATGACGGCGCTCCCGCCTGGTGGACGCATCCCGTCGAGAGAAACGACTACCGCCTTCCCATCCGCGAGCGGCGCTATGCCCGCTCGGCCGCGCGGACCAGCGCGCTTGTCGCCAAGCTGGACGGTGCCTACCGCGCCGCACCCTTCTTCGGGCCGATCGTGGCAATGGCCGTCGACTACCTGGAGAGCGGCCCGGACACCGTCTCCTCCTTCAACCAGGCACACCTCGAAGGAATCGCCCGCGGGCTCGGGATCGACTGCGCGTTCGTGCCCTCCTCGCAGCTGGACTACGACCGCGAGCTGGATGCCCAGTCACGCGTAATCGACCTCTGTCGGCGCCTCGGTGCCTCGACCTACCTCAATGCCACCGGCGGCTCAGGGCTGTACGATGCCGACGCGTTCGCGCGGGCCGGGCTTGAACTGGGCTTCGTCCATCCCCGGGTGACGAGCTACCCGCAACTCGGGCGGCCGCACGTTCCGTTCCTGTCGATCATCGACGTGCTCATGTTCAACTCGCCCGAGCAGGCGACCGCCATGCTCGGCGGGTACGACGTCGTTCGGCCCGCGCCGTGA
- a CDS encoding sigma-54 dependent transcriptional regulator, with protein MSEARSALIVDDEHDIRELLVLTLGRMGLRTDTAANLAVAREMLAVASYDLCLTDMRLPDGSGLELVSDISTRFPNTPVAVITAYGNVEAAVEALKAGAFDFVNKPVDINVLRGLVRQALELNTKRTTRPEEASRLLGTSPAMVGLRDTIAKVSRSQAPVHISGESGTGKELVARTIHAQGARAGGPFVPVNCGAIPTELMESEFFGHKKGSFTGAHADKPGLFQTADGGTLFLDEVAELPLSMQVKLLRAIQEKKIRPVGASTEIDVDVRILSATHKDLNALVNAGSFRHDLYYRINVIELHVPALRERDGDLPLLSNAIFARLAQAMHRPAPVLGADALAALAGYAFPGNVRELENVLERAMALADSDHITAADLRLPTGGAGGFASQGRGAPVAAPPQVGASPGSLNPRETASSALPSYIEEIERAAIQQALTESRYNKTKAAAALGITFRALRYKLKKLGIE; from the coding sequence ATGAGTGAAGCCCGCAGCGCCCTCATCGTCGATGACGAGCACGACATCCGCGAGCTGCTGGTGCTCACCCTGGGCCGCATGGGCCTGCGCACCGACACCGCCGCCAACCTGGCGGTCGCCCGCGAGATGCTGGCCGTCGCCAGCTACGACCTGTGCCTGACCGACATGCGCCTGCCCGACGGCTCGGGCCTTGAGCTGGTGAGCGACATCTCCACGCGCTTCCCCAATACGCCAGTGGCGGTGATCACCGCCTACGGCAACGTCGAAGCCGCGGTGGAAGCGCTGAAGGCCGGCGCCTTCGACTTCGTCAACAAGCCGGTGGACATCAACGTGCTGCGCGGCCTGGTGCGCCAGGCGCTGGAGCTCAACACCAAGCGCACCACGCGCCCGGAGGAAGCCAGCCGCCTGCTCGGCACCTCGCCGGCCATGGTCGGCCTGCGCGACACCATCGCCAAGGTCTCGCGCAGCCAGGCGCCGGTGCACATCAGCGGCGAGTCCGGCACCGGCAAGGAACTGGTGGCGCGCACCATCCACGCACAGGGCGCGCGCGCCGGCGGGCCGTTCGTGCCGGTCAACTGCGGCGCGATTCCCACGGAGCTGATGGAGAGCGAGTTCTTCGGCCACAAGAAGGGCAGCTTCACCGGCGCCCACGCCGACAAGCCCGGCCTGTTCCAGACGGCCGACGGCGGCACCCTGTTCCTGGACGAAGTGGCGGAGCTGCCGCTGTCGATGCAGGTCAAGCTGCTGCGCGCCATCCAGGAAAAGAAGATCCGCCCTGTGGGGGCGAGCACCGAGATCGATGTCGACGTGCGCATCCTGTCGGCCACGCACAAGGACCTCAATGCACTGGTGAATGCCGGCAGCTTCCGGCATGACCTGTACTACCGGATCAACGTGATCGAGCTGCACGTGCCCGCGCTGCGCGAGCGCGATGGCGACCTGCCGCTGCTGTCGAATGCGATCTTCGCGCGGCTGGCGCAGGCGATGCACCGGCCTGCGCCGGTGCTGGGTGCGGATGCGCTGGCGGCGCTGGCTGGGTACGCGTTTCCGGGCAACGTGCGGGAGCTGGAGAACGTGCTGGAACGCGCCATGGCCCTGGCGGACAGCGACCACATCACCGCGGCGGATCTGCGATTGCCGACGGGTGGGGCTGGCGGGTTTGCCTCGCAGGGCCGCGGCGCGCCCGTGGCGGCACCGCCGCAGGTCGGCGCTTCGCCTGGTTCGCTCAATCCGCGCGAGACCGCGTCAAGCGCCCTTCCCTCGTACATCGAAGAGATCGAGCGGGCGGCGATCCAGCAGGCGCTGACCGAGAGCCGCTACAACAAGACCAAGGCGGCGGCGGCGCTGGGGATCACGTTCCGGGCGCTGCGGTACAAGCTCAAGAAGCTCGGCATCGAGTAA
- a CDS encoding GNAT family protein, producing MNIEGKRVLLRAIEPSDLPSLQTWANDPAIQRMLGGWHFPTSHGDQLQWLSGLSCNARDQRFAIEAAGMGLIGTANLVSIDWKNRNAFHGMLLGDAQARGKGFGVDTIMAVMRYAFDELGMARLDTDIIEYNEPSIGVYVGKCGWLVEGRKVDAYFRGGRYWDKLVVGITRDRYHEIARTSGYWG from the coding sequence ATGAACATCGAAGGTAAGCGCGTTCTCCTGCGGGCCATCGAGCCGTCGGACCTGCCGTCGCTGCAGACCTGGGCCAACGACCCCGCGATCCAGCGCATGCTCGGCGGCTGGCACTTCCCCACCAGCCATGGCGACCAGCTGCAGTGGCTGTCCGGACTCTCTTGCAACGCACGCGACCAGCGTTTCGCGATCGAGGCAGCGGGCATGGGGCTGATCGGCACCGCCAACCTCGTGTCGATCGACTGGAAGAACCGCAATGCCTTTCACGGCATGCTCCTAGGCGACGCGCAGGCGCGTGGAAAAGGGTTCGGCGTCGACACCATCATGGCCGTCATGCGCTATGCCTTCGACGAACTCGGAATGGCCCGCCTGGACACCGACATCATCGAATACAACGAACCGTCGATCGGCGTGTACGTCGGGAAGTGCGGCTGGCTCGTGGAAGGCAGGAAGGTTGATGCCTATTTCCGTGGCGGACGCTACTGGGACAAGCTGGTCGTCGGCATCACCCGTGACCGGTACCACGAAATCGCGCGCACCTCGGGTTACTGGGGCTGA
- a CDS encoding pilin, which translates to MKKMQKGFTLIELMIVIAILGILMAIAIPAYQDYTVRAKVSESMQMAAPAKLAVAETVSSKGSLGAVTAANSGYSFPGATSYVSNVVITDATGVITVTAKNTGNTAANANLVLTPTETAAGSGQLVWACTNSTIPDKYLPSQCR; encoded by the coding sequence ATGAAGAAGATGCAGAAGGGCTTTACCCTGATCGAGCTGATGATCGTGATCGCGATCCTCGGCATCCTGATGGCCATCGCGATCCCGGCCTACCAGGACTACACCGTCCGCGCGAAGGTCTCCGAGTCGATGCAGATGGCGGCACCGGCCAAGCTTGCGGTCGCCGAAACCGTTTCGTCCAAGGGCAGCTTGGGCGCCGTCACCGCCGCCAACAGCGGTTACAGCTTTCCGGGTGCTACCAGCTATGTCAGCAACGTGGTGATCACCGATGCCACGGGTGTAATTACGGTCACTGCCAAGAACACTGGCAACACTGCCGCGAATGCCAATCTCGTCCTGACCCCGACGGAGACCGCTGCTGGCTCGGGACAGCTTGTCTGGGCGTGCACCAACTCGACCATCCCTGACAAATATCTGCCTTCGCAGTGCCGTTGA
- a CDS encoding glycosyltransferase family 2 protein, whose product MAMKENSMSMQLAEGVPGTARPNAGAWVVVPAYNESTSIGPVVRGALAHVDGVVVVDDASADDTGEQARLAGAVVLRHPVNLGQGAALQTGISHALAEGARYIVMFDADGQHEAAEIDRMLAALRDSKVDVALGSRFKGTTVGMPRLRRVVLKLAIAFTRLTTGLKLSDSHNGFRAFTADAARQLRIRQNRMAHASEILEQIGQRRLTFVEVPVTIRYTDYSKRKGQGNSESLNILLDLMTQWIRK is encoded by the coding sequence ATGGCCATGAAGGAAAACTCGATGTCGATGCAGCTTGCCGAGGGTGTGCCCGGCACGGCGCGCCCCAATGCCGGGGCCTGGGTCGTGGTGCCGGCGTACAACGAGTCGACCAGCATCGGGCCCGTGGTGCGTGGTGCGCTGGCGCATGTGGACGGCGTGGTGGTGGTGGATGACGCGTCGGCTGACGACACCGGTGAGCAGGCGCGCCTGGCCGGGGCGGTCGTGTTGCGGCATCCGGTGAACCTGGGCCAGGGTGCGGCATTGCAGACCGGGATCAGCCATGCGCTGGCGGAGGGCGCGCGCTACATCGTGATGTTCGACGCCGACGGCCAGCACGAGGCGGCCGAGATCGACCGGATGCTGGCGGCGCTGCGCGACTCGAAGGTTGACGTGGCCCTGGGCAGCCGGTTCAAGGGCACGACCGTGGGCATGCCGCGCCTGCGCCGGGTGGTGCTCAAGCTGGCGATCGCCTTCACCCGGCTGACCACGGGGCTGAAGCTCAGCGACAGCCACAACGGATTCCGGGCGTTCACCGCCGATGCCGCGCGCCAGCTGCGCATCCGCCAGAACCGGATGGCGCACGCGTCGGAGATCCTCGAGCAGATCGGACAGCGCCGCCTGACCTTCGTGGAGGTGCCGGTGACCATCCGCTACACCGACTATTCAAAGCGGAAAGGGCAGGGCAACTCCGAGTCCCTGAACATCCTGCTTGATCTCATGACCCAGTGGATCCGCAAATGA